A section of the Phacochoerus africanus isolate WHEZ1 chromosome 4, ROS_Pafr_v1, whole genome shotgun sequence genome encodes:
- the MATK gene encoding megakaryocyte-associated tyrosine-protein kinase isoform X1: MCGSPRFLHAWHPPPISARMPSRRWAPGTQCITKCEHMRPKPGELAFRKGDVVTILEACENKSWYRAKHHASGQEGLLAAGALREREALSADPKLSLMPWFHGKISGQEAVQQLQPPEDGLFLVRESARHPGDYVLCVSFGRDVIHYRVLHREGHLTIDEVVCFCNLMDMVEHYSKDKGAICTKLVKPKRKQGTKSAEEELAKAGWLLNLQHLTLGAQIGEGEFGAVLQGEYLGQKVAVKNIKCDVTAQAFLDETAVMTKMQHKNLVRLLGVILHQGLYIVMEHVSKGNLVNFLRTRGRALVNTPQLLQFSLHVAEGMEYLESKKLVHRDLAARNILVSEDLVAKVSDFGLAKAERKGLDSSRLPVKWTAPEALKHGKFSSKSDVWSFGVLLWEVFSYGRAPYPKMSLKEVSEAVEKGYRMEPPEGCPGPIHALMGSCWEAEPARRPPFRKLAEKLARELRSAGPSAPNGGQDTDGPTLTRSQEP, from the exons ATGTGT GGGAGCCCTCGCTTCCTCCACGCCTGGCACCCCCCACCCATCTCAGCCAGGATGCCATCG agGCGTTGGGCCCCGGGCACCCAATGCATTACCAAGTGTGAGCACATGCGCCCCAAGCCTGGGGAGCTGGCCTTCCGCAAGGGAGACGTGGTCACCATTCTGGAGGCCTGTGAG AACAAGAGCTGGTACCGCGCCAAGCACCATGCCAGCGGGCAGGAGGGACTACTGGCTGCAGGCGCACTTCGGGAGCGGGAGGCCCTCTCAGCAGACCCCAAGCTCAGCCTCATGCC GTGGTTCCACGGGAAGATCTCGGGCCAAGAGGctgtgcagcagctgcagccgccGGAGGACGGGCTCTTCCTGGTGCGAGAGTCCGCGAGGCACCCGGGCGACTACGTGCTGTGCGTGAGCTTCGGCCGTGACGTCATCCACTACCGCGTGCTGCACCGCGAAGGCCACCTGACCATCGACGAGGTGGTCTGcttctgcaacctcatggatatggTGGAG CATTACAGCAAGGACAAGGGGGCCATCTGCACGAAGCTCGTGAAACCCAAGAGGAAGCAGGGCACCAAGTCAGCAGAGGAGGAGCTGGCCAAGG CCGGCTGGTTACTGAACCTGCAGCATTTGACATTGGGAGCGCAGATAGGAGAGGGAGAGTTTGGAG CTGTCCTGCAGGGCGAGTACCTGGGACAGAAGGTGGCGGTGAAGAACATCAAGTGCGACGTGACGGCCCAGGCCTTCCTGGACGAGACAGCGGTCATGAC GAAGATGCAGCACAAGAACCTGGTGCGCCTGCTGGGTGTGATCCTGCACCAGGGCCTCTACATCGTCATGGAGCACGTCAGCAAG GGTAACCTGGTGAACTTTCTACGGACGCGGGGCCGGGCCCTTGTGAACACCCCCCAGCTCCTGCAGTTTTCCCT GCACGTGGCCGAGGGCATGGAATACCTGGAGAGCAAGAAGCTGGTGCACCGTGACCTGGCTGCCCGCAACATCCTTGTGTCCGAGGACCTGGTGGCTAAGGTCAGCGACTTTGGCCTGGCCAAAGCTGAGCGCAAGGGGCTGGACTCCAGCCGGCTGCCGGTCAAGTGGACGGCACCCGAAGCTCTCAAACATGGG AAGTTCTCCAGCAAGTCAGATGTCTGGAGTTTTGGGGTGCTGCTGTGGGAGGTCTTCTCATACGGCCGGGCTCCATACCCCAAGATG TCGCTGAAGGAGGTGTCAGAGGCCGTGGAGAAGGGGTACCGCATGGAGCCCCCCGAGGGCTGCCCGGGCCCCATCCACGCACTCATGGGCAGCTGCTGGGAGGCAGAGCCTGCTCGTCGGCCACCCTTCCGCAAACTGGCCGAGAAGCTGGCCCGGGAGCTGCGCAGCGCAGGCCCCTCAGCCCCCAATGGAGGGCAGGATACAGATGGTCCCACCTTGACACGCAGCCAGGAGCCCTGA
- the MATK gene encoding megakaryocyte-associated tyrosine-protein kinase isoform X3, translated as MCGSPRFLHAWHPPPISARMPSRRWAPGTQCITKCEHMRPKPGELAFRKGDVVTILEACENKSWYRAKHHASGQEGLLAAGALREREALSADPKLSLMPWFHGKISGQEAVQQLQPPEDGLFLVRESARHPGDYVLCVSFGRDVIHYRVLHREGHLTIDEVVCFCNLMDMVEHYSKDKGAICTKLVKPKRKQGTKSAEEELAKAVLQGEYLGQKVAVKNIKCDVTAQAFLDETAVMTKMQHKNLVRLLGVILHQGLYIVMEHVSKGNLVNFLRTRGRALVNTPQLLQFSLHVAEGMEYLESKKLVHRDLAARNILVSEDLVAKVSDFGLAKAERKGLDSSRLPVKWTAPEALKHGKFSSKSDVWSFGVLLWEVFSYGRAPYPKMSLKEVSEAVEKGYRMEPPEGCPGPIHALMGSCWEAEPARRPPFRKLAEKLARELRSAGPSAPNGGQDTDGPTLTRSQEP; from the exons ATGTGT GGGAGCCCTCGCTTCCTCCACGCCTGGCACCCCCCACCCATCTCAGCCAGGATGCCATCG agGCGTTGGGCCCCGGGCACCCAATGCATTACCAAGTGTGAGCACATGCGCCCCAAGCCTGGGGAGCTGGCCTTCCGCAAGGGAGACGTGGTCACCATTCTGGAGGCCTGTGAG AACAAGAGCTGGTACCGCGCCAAGCACCATGCCAGCGGGCAGGAGGGACTACTGGCTGCAGGCGCACTTCGGGAGCGGGAGGCCCTCTCAGCAGACCCCAAGCTCAGCCTCATGCC GTGGTTCCACGGGAAGATCTCGGGCCAAGAGGctgtgcagcagctgcagccgccGGAGGACGGGCTCTTCCTGGTGCGAGAGTCCGCGAGGCACCCGGGCGACTACGTGCTGTGCGTGAGCTTCGGCCGTGACGTCATCCACTACCGCGTGCTGCACCGCGAAGGCCACCTGACCATCGACGAGGTGGTCTGcttctgcaacctcatggatatggTGGAG CATTACAGCAAGGACAAGGGGGCCATCTGCACGAAGCTCGTGAAACCCAAGAGGAAGCAGGGCACCAAGTCAGCAGAGGAGGAGCTGGCCAAGG CTGTCCTGCAGGGCGAGTACCTGGGACAGAAGGTGGCGGTGAAGAACATCAAGTGCGACGTGACGGCCCAGGCCTTCCTGGACGAGACAGCGGTCATGAC GAAGATGCAGCACAAGAACCTGGTGCGCCTGCTGGGTGTGATCCTGCACCAGGGCCTCTACATCGTCATGGAGCACGTCAGCAAG GGTAACCTGGTGAACTTTCTACGGACGCGGGGCCGGGCCCTTGTGAACACCCCCCAGCTCCTGCAGTTTTCCCT GCACGTGGCCGAGGGCATGGAATACCTGGAGAGCAAGAAGCTGGTGCACCGTGACCTGGCTGCCCGCAACATCCTTGTGTCCGAGGACCTGGTGGCTAAGGTCAGCGACTTTGGCCTGGCCAAAGCTGAGCGCAAGGGGCTGGACTCCAGCCGGCTGCCGGTCAAGTGGACGGCACCCGAAGCTCTCAAACATGGG AAGTTCTCCAGCAAGTCAGATGTCTGGAGTTTTGGGGTGCTGCTGTGGGAGGTCTTCTCATACGGCCGGGCTCCATACCCCAAGATG TCGCTGAAGGAGGTGTCAGAGGCCGTGGAGAAGGGGTACCGCATGGAGCCCCCCGAGGGCTGCCCGGGCCCCATCCACGCACTCATGGGCAGCTGCTGGGAGGCAGAGCCTGCTCGTCGGCCACCCTTCCGCAAACTGGCCGAGAAGCTGGCCCGGGAGCTGCGCAGCGCAGGCCCCTCAGCCCCCAATGGAGGGCAGGATACAGATGGTCCCACCTTGACACGCAGCCAGGAGCCCTGA
- the MATK gene encoding megakaryocyte-associated tyrosine-protein kinase isoform X2, protein MPSRRWAPGTQCITKCEHMRPKPGELAFRKGDVVTILEACENKSWYRAKHHASGQEGLLAAGALREREALSADPKLSLMPWFHGKISGQEAVQQLQPPEDGLFLVRESARHPGDYVLCVSFGRDVIHYRVLHREGHLTIDEVVCFCNLMDMVEHYSKDKGAICTKLVKPKRKQGTKSAEEELAKAGWLLNLQHLTLGAQIGEGEFGAVLQGEYLGQKVAVKNIKCDVTAQAFLDETAVMTKMQHKNLVRLLGVILHQGLYIVMEHVSKGNLVNFLRTRGRALVNTPQLLQFSLHVAEGMEYLESKKLVHRDLAARNILVSEDLVAKVSDFGLAKAERKGLDSSRLPVKWTAPEALKHGKFSSKSDVWSFGVLLWEVFSYGRAPYPKMSLKEVSEAVEKGYRMEPPEGCPGPIHALMGSCWEAEPARRPPFRKLAEKLARELRSAGPSAPNGGQDTDGPTLTRSQEP, encoded by the exons ATGCCATCG agGCGTTGGGCCCCGGGCACCCAATGCATTACCAAGTGTGAGCACATGCGCCCCAAGCCTGGGGAGCTGGCCTTCCGCAAGGGAGACGTGGTCACCATTCTGGAGGCCTGTGAG AACAAGAGCTGGTACCGCGCCAAGCACCATGCCAGCGGGCAGGAGGGACTACTGGCTGCAGGCGCACTTCGGGAGCGGGAGGCCCTCTCAGCAGACCCCAAGCTCAGCCTCATGCC GTGGTTCCACGGGAAGATCTCGGGCCAAGAGGctgtgcagcagctgcagccgccGGAGGACGGGCTCTTCCTGGTGCGAGAGTCCGCGAGGCACCCGGGCGACTACGTGCTGTGCGTGAGCTTCGGCCGTGACGTCATCCACTACCGCGTGCTGCACCGCGAAGGCCACCTGACCATCGACGAGGTGGTCTGcttctgcaacctcatggatatggTGGAG CATTACAGCAAGGACAAGGGGGCCATCTGCACGAAGCTCGTGAAACCCAAGAGGAAGCAGGGCACCAAGTCAGCAGAGGAGGAGCTGGCCAAGG CCGGCTGGTTACTGAACCTGCAGCATTTGACATTGGGAGCGCAGATAGGAGAGGGAGAGTTTGGAG CTGTCCTGCAGGGCGAGTACCTGGGACAGAAGGTGGCGGTGAAGAACATCAAGTGCGACGTGACGGCCCAGGCCTTCCTGGACGAGACAGCGGTCATGAC GAAGATGCAGCACAAGAACCTGGTGCGCCTGCTGGGTGTGATCCTGCACCAGGGCCTCTACATCGTCATGGAGCACGTCAGCAAG GGTAACCTGGTGAACTTTCTACGGACGCGGGGCCGGGCCCTTGTGAACACCCCCCAGCTCCTGCAGTTTTCCCT GCACGTGGCCGAGGGCATGGAATACCTGGAGAGCAAGAAGCTGGTGCACCGTGACCTGGCTGCCCGCAACATCCTTGTGTCCGAGGACCTGGTGGCTAAGGTCAGCGACTTTGGCCTGGCCAAAGCTGAGCGCAAGGGGCTGGACTCCAGCCGGCTGCCGGTCAAGTGGACGGCACCCGAAGCTCTCAAACATGGG AAGTTCTCCAGCAAGTCAGATGTCTGGAGTTTTGGGGTGCTGCTGTGGGAGGTCTTCTCATACGGCCGGGCTCCATACCCCAAGATG TCGCTGAAGGAGGTGTCAGAGGCCGTGGAGAAGGGGTACCGCATGGAGCCCCCCGAGGGCTGCCCGGGCCCCATCCACGCACTCATGGGCAGCTGCTGGGAGGCAGAGCCTGCTCGTCGGCCACCCTTCCGCAAACTGGCCGAGAAGCTGGCCCGGGAGCTGCGCAGCGCAGGCCCCTCAGCCCCCAATGGAGGGCAGGATACAGATGGTCCCACCTTGACACGCAGCCAGGAGCCCTGA